One stretch of Asterias rubens chromosome 8, eAstRub1.3, whole genome shotgun sequence DNA includes these proteins:
- the LOC117293788 gene encoding protein SGT1 homolog — protein MADEETIKAPPKQRYDWYQTDSHVIITLLVKNANKEDVEVNYTDRALSATVKQASGSDFSLELDLAHNIIPAKCITSIKKMKIELKLSKEEGLRWNKLEGEDTLAATVPTGDNTKDTVHNYPTSSHVTRNWDQIGKEAEQEEKDGAQGEAALNQLFQKIYGDSTDEVKKAMNKSFTESGGTVLSTNWNEIGAQKTEVKPPDGMEHKKWDV, from the exons ATGGCTGATGAAGAGACGATTAAGGCACCTCCAAAACAGAG GTATGACTGGTACCAAACAGACTCTCATGTGATTATTACACTGCTGGTTAAAAACGCCAACAAGGAAGACGTCGAAGTGAACTACACAGATAGAGCG TTAAGTGCCACTGTGAAGCAGGCATCAGGAAGTGACTTCAGTCTGGAGTTGGACCTAGCACACAATATAATCCCAGCCAAGTGTATCACATCCATAAAGAAAATgaag ATTGAGTTGAAATTGAGTAAAGAGGAGGGATTGAGGTGGAATAAGCTAGAAGGAGAGGACACGCTGGCTGCAACTGTACCAACGGGAGACA ATACCAAAGACACCGTGCATAACTACCCAACCTCCAGTCATGTGACACGGAACTGGGATCAGATCGGCAAAGAGGCGGAGCAAGAGGAGAAGGATGGTGCCCAAGGAGAGGCCGCCCTCAATCAACTCTTTCAAAAGATCTATGGTGACAGCACTGATGAAGTCAAGAAGgcaatgaataaatcattc ACGGAGTCTGGTGGAACTGTCCTCAGCACCAACTGGAACGAAATCGGAGCACAGAAAACGGAAGTCAAACCACCAGATGGAATGGAACATAAAAAGTGGGACGTATAG
- the LOC117293861 gene encoding nocturnin-like isoform X1: MEVFLKGVYRNFFLTGARIVFRLVNRVLGQPASRNTMLQSDFFDHPPASSTTSTKLLKKCEDAHSDKRQLLTRSFHVVSGSTDSDQKEQRNGCIRVMQWNILADALGEGADNFIKCPSQVLKWKSRRLSCLQEILTYDPDVVCLQEVDHYEDFFKKHLERVGYVGTFNPKPDSPCLYCLHNNGPDGCAVFYKSKKFTLISSVSPILEVVERGQKWTTNQVAVLVRLRCNSPEKEHPKEFVVGTTHLKAKSSYQKLRYLQGLNLLAILEKQADKCPLIFGGDFNAEPTEKVYKAFENSKLSLKSVNKLLSDDGSSEPPYTTWKIRPSGEMCHTIDYMWFTQSQLQPLRILQFPSGVEIGENRLPSRNYPSDHLSLVADFAFTL; the protein is encoded by the exons ATGGAAGTATTCCTTAAAGGAGTCTATCGTAATTTTTTCCTCACAGGAGCTAGAATTGTCTTTCGTCTGGTTAACAG GGTTCTGGGCCAGCCTGCATCACGTAACACCATGTTACAGTCAGATTTCTTCGACCATCCTCCAGCTAGTTCAACAACCAGCACAAAGCTCCTGAAGAAATGCGAGGATGCCCACAGTGACAAACGGCAGTTACTGACCAGGTCCTTTCATGTAGTATCTGGGTCGACAGATAGTGATCAGAAAGAGCAACGCAATGGCTGCATAAGAGTGATGCAGTGGAACATCTTAGCTGATG CTCTTGGTGAAGGCGCAGACAACTTCATCAAGTGCCCCAGTCAAGTGCTCAAATGGAAATCCAGAAGACTCTCCTGCCTCCAAGAAATCTTAACCTATGACCCAGATGTGGTCTGCCTTCAGGAAGTAGACCACTATGAGGACTTCTTTAAGAAACATCTGGAGCGGGTTGGATACGTCGGAACCTTCAATCCCAAACCTGATTCCCCGTGTTTATACTGTCTTCATAACAATGGTCCCGACGGATGTGCAGTTTTTTACAAATCAAAGAAGTTTACGTTGATCAGTAGCGTCTCTCCCATTCTGGAGGTGGTTGAGAGAGGCCAAAAGTGGACGACCAATCAAGTTGCAGTTCTGGTGCGGCTACGATGCAATTCTCCCGAAAAAGAGCACCCTAAAGAGTTTGTTGTCGGCACCACACACCTCAAGGCAAAGTCAAGCTATCAGAAACTGAGATATCTTCAAGGGTTAAATCTCCTGGCAATCCTTGAGAAACAAGCGGACAAATGTCCATTAATCTTTGGAGGCGATTTCAATGCCGAGCCAACTGAGAAGGTGTACAAGGCATTCGAAAACAGCAAACTGTCACTTAAAAGTGTGAATAAACTTCTTAGTGATGATGGTAGTTCTGAGCCACCGTACACTACCTGGAAAATCCGTCCGTCTGGTGAGATGTGTCACACCATTGATTACATGTGGTTTACGCAGAGTCAGTTGCAGCCGTTGAGGATCTTACAATTTCCGTCCGGGGTGGAAATTGGCGAAAACAGGTTGCCGAGTCGGAACTACCCGTCCGATCATTTGTCACTTGTGGCTGATTTTGCTTTCACTCTCTAA
- the LOC117293861 gene encoding nocturnin-like isoform X2 codes for MLQSDFFDHPPASSTTSTKLLKKCEDAHSDKRQLLTRSFHVVSGSTDSDQKEQRNGCIRVMQWNILADALGEGADNFIKCPSQVLKWKSRRLSCLQEILTYDPDVVCLQEVDHYEDFFKKHLERVGYVGTFNPKPDSPCLYCLHNNGPDGCAVFYKSKKFTLISSVSPILEVVERGQKWTTNQVAVLVRLRCNSPEKEHPKEFVVGTTHLKAKSSYQKLRYLQGLNLLAILEKQADKCPLIFGGDFNAEPTEKVYKAFENSKLSLKSVNKLLSDDGSSEPPYTTWKIRPSGEMCHTIDYMWFTQSQLQPLRILQFPSGVEIGENRLPSRNYPSDHLSLVADFAFTL; via the exons ATGTTACAGTCAGATTTCTTCGACCATCCTCCAGCTAGTTCAACAACCAGCACAAAGCTCCTGAAGAAATGCGAGGATGCCCACAGTGACAAACGGCAGTTACTGACCAGGTCCTTTCATGTAGTATCTGGGTCGACAGATAGTGATCAGAAAGAGCAACGCAATGGCTGCATAAGAGTGATGCAGTGGAACATCTTAGCTGATG CTCTTGGTGAAGGCGCAGACAACTTCATCAAGTGCCCCAGTCAAGTGCTCAAATGGAAATCCAGAAGACTCTCCTGCCTCCAAGAAATCTTAACCTATGACCCAGATGTGGTCTGCCTTCAGGAAGTAGACCACTATGAGGACTTCTTTAAGAAACATCTGGAGCGGGTTGGATACGTCGGAACCTTCAATCCCAAACCTGATTCCCCGTGTTTATACTGTCTTCATAACAATGGTCCCGACGGATGTGCAGTTTTTTACAAATCAAAGAAGTTTACGTTGATCAGTAGCGTCTCTCCCATTCTGGAGGTGGTTGAGAGAGGCCAAAAGTGGACGACCAATCAAGTTGCAGTTCTGGTGCGGCTACGATGCAATTCTCCCGAAAAAGAGCACCCTAAAGAGTTTGTTGTCGGCACCACACACCTCAAGGCAAAGTCAAGCTATCAGAAACTGAGATATCTTCAAGGGTTAAATCTCCTGGCAATCCTTGAGAAACAAGCGGACAAATGTCCATTAATCTTTGGAGGCGATTTCAATGCCGAGCCAACTGAGAAGGTGTACAAGGCATTCGAAAACAGCAAACTGTCACTTAAAAGTGTGAATAAACTTCTTAGTGATGATGGTAGTTCTGAGCCACCGTACACTACCTGGAAAATCCGTCCGTCTGGTGAGATGTGTCACACCATTGATTACATGTGGTTTACGCAGAGTCAGTTGCAGCCGTTGAGGATCTTACAATTTCCGTCCGGGGTGGAAATTGGCGAAAACAGGTTGCCGAGTCGGAACTACCCGTCCGATCATTTGTCACTTGTGGCTGATTTTGCTTTCACTCTCTAA
- the LOC117293738 gene encoding uncharacterized protein LOC117293738 yields the protein MADTPSGDKPASKGTVNEFHYFREQIYTCTGEDQIPNIYDQWAEKYNKHCVSVGYVGPANLASVTSDIISEKSARILDAASGTGLVGEELKKLGFSCIDALDPSQGSIDQSKTLDAYTNYICDTLDEHRTQIQDDCYDAVVMCGAFGIPFHVTASCFPELIRITKPGGYIMFTMSTKILEEWQDRVTVAIDSFIQQGMWELKEMRWILYHVHDTISEKAKVTILRVKER from the exons atggccgacaCACCATCTGGGGACAAGCCAGCTTCAAAAGGGACTGTGAATGAATTCCATTACTTCCGGGAGCAAATCTATACTTGCACGGGAGAGGACCAAATACCAAATATTTACGATCAGTGGGCAGAAAAGTATAACAAG CATTGTGTCTCAGTGGGCTACGTGGGCCCAGCCAATCTGGCGAGTGTCACATCAGATATCATTAGTGAAAAGTCAGCGAGGATCTTGGATGCGGCTTCTGGGACTGGGTTGGTTGGAGAAGAG TTGAAGAAACTTGGCTTCTCCTGTATCGATGCCTTGGATCCATCTCAAGGTTCAATTGACCAGAGTAAGACACTGGATGCGTACACTAACTACATATGTGACACTCTGGATGAGCATCGGACGCAAATACAAGACG attgcTACGATGCTGTGGTGATGTGTGGAGCCTTTGGGATACCTTTTCATGTTACTGCTTCGTGCTTCCCGGAGCTCATCCGAATAACAAAACCAG GTGGTTACATCATGTTCACAATGAGCACAAAGATACTGGAGGAATGGCAGGACAGGGTCACAGTAGCCATTGATTCTTTTATTCAACAGGGAATGTGGGAACTTAAGGAGATGCGCTGGATTCTTTACCATGTGCATGATACCATTAGTGAAAAGGCAAAAGTCACAATTCTTAGAGTTAAGGAAAGGTAG